The following proteins are encoded in a genomic region of Cytophagales bacterium:
- a CDS encoding DUF3575 domain-containing protein, translating into MANSTLSINHYIKYIICVFGFIIVFFSNISYAQNDTIAKKSSVFILKFAPLSLVDFIYTTIQFAGELSLKDKTSYQLELGYMSNFLSIRENNNQGYRIRSEVRFYKKQNFQGIYLTPEILFINVKYDYARRFSKDTLYPYSSSYIDTIEIKKIVLAATFKIGYQKIFKSNIVLDFYGGLGLRYINTKHLFFPQTGYLFQHADCWSCQDDTEGDRFIPNVSLGFKVGYLFNLSNHKTP; encoded by the coding sequence ATGGCTAATTCAACATTATCTATAAATCATTACATTAAATACATTATTTGTGTATTTGGGTTTATAATTGTTTTTTTTTCAAATATATCCTATGCACAAAATGATACGATTGCTAAAAAGAGTTCAGTTTTTATTTTAAAATTCGCTCCTTTATCATTAGTTGACTTTATATATACTACAATTCAATTTGCAGGTGAATTATCTTTGAAAGATAAAACAAGTTACCAGTTAGAACTTGGTTATATGTCAAATTTTTTATCTATAAGAGAAAATAACAATCAAGGTTATAGAATTCGTTCTGAAGTGAGATTTTATAAAAAACAAAATTTTCAAGGGATATACCTGACCCCTGAAATCTTATTTATAAATGTGAAATATGATTACGCCAGGCGTTTTTCAAAGGATACTTTATATCCTTATAGTAGTAGTTATATTGATACGATTGAAATAAAGAAAATTGTGTTAGCGGCAACTTTTAAAATTGGTTATCAAAAAATTTTCAAATCAAATATTGTATTGGATTTCTATGGCGGTCTCGGATTACGATATATTAATACTAAACACCTTTTCTTTCCGCAAACAGGTTATTTGTTTCAACACGCTGATTGCTGGTCTTGTCAGGATGATACAGAAGGTGATAGATTTATTCCTAATGTAAGTTTGGGCTTTAAGGTTGGGTATTTGTTTAACCTGTCTAACCATAAAACGCCTTAA
- a CDS encoding response regulator transcription factor, with protein sequence MPINILIADPHYLIREGLKFIFSKNKDLAMTGEVENREELIAEIQKLRPDVVIIDCNIAGFISRNDLPLIKKLSPQTNLMVITTNQNKEIVLQTLELGVNSYILKECPKEEIIDGVYAAAKGEKFLCKKVLHTILDKEPDNCDGVKLSDREKEIIRLISEGLTNNQIADKLFLSAHTIATHRKNIMSKLSINKTAGLVVYAVKENIISPNKYLFSIPN encoded by the coding sequence ATGCCAATCAACATCCTCATCGCTGACCCGCATTATTTGATCCGTGAAGGATTAAAATTCATATTTTCAAAAAATAAAGACCTGGCCATGACAGGCGAAGTTGAAAACAGGGAAGAATTGATTGCAGAAATACAAAAGCTCCGTCCTGATGTTGTCATCATTGACTGTAATATTGCCGGTTTTATCTCCCGTAATGACCTGCCCCTTATCAAAAAATTATCACCACAAACCAACCTGATGGTTATTACTACCAATCAAAACAAAGAAATTGTGCTTCAAACGCTTGAGTTAGGTGTGAATAGTTATATTTTGAAAGAATGTCCTAAAGAGGAGATCATTGATGGGGTATATGCTGCCGCTAAAGGTGAAAAATTTTTATGTAAAAAAGTGCTGCATACTATATTAGATAAAGAACCTGACAATTGCGATGGTGTAAAGCTTTCAGATCGCGAAAAAGAGATCATCAGACTCATTTCGGAAGGGCTTACGAACAACCAGATAGCTGATAAACTCTTTTTAAGCGCTCATACCATAGCTACCCACAGGAAGAACATAATGAGTAAGTTAAGCATTAATAAAACAGCAGGTCTTGTTGTTTACGCAGTTAAAGAAAATATCATCTCTCCCAATAAGTATCTTTTTTCTATACCTAATTGA
- a CDS encoding T9SS type A sorting domain-containing protein yields MKTTTISFVKRIIPGTRDAVLRSLGNGSLMLAFAIIFSYNAHSQSNFNLEIDQVIQGNNLVIDFYIQKTSGNDFALGSSDFAVELSSQNLDLVNKTKVNALDGPWDMDFDPVSYLGTGLGGAGNFINLTVSRNTLGSGTGQMVTAVRTRIARILIPITNGCGTNTAKWIKRPVALNQFAAGNIKSFANFIDPAPDFPLCVSPVIPGISASGSTSICDGQSVILTTDYSGTVQWYLNGTAIAGASDPTYSASTAGDYSVKITDCACGDFSSIISISVDPLPEVPLITQAGGTLVSSVQGQISWYFNSVLINGATQQTYTPTESGDYSVALTNNCGTAFSDPYTVLLSGIANIHNVEGFSVYPNPYYNETVISYHLESATKTLIEIYNILGVRISTLVDAQLPGGDHNIQFSANQPGIYFLKVTIGENEQTIKLVELD; encoded by the coding sequence ATGAAAACAACAACTATCTCTTTCGTTAAAAGGATCATCCCGGGTACCCGGGATGCGGTTCTTCGCAGTCTGGGGAACGGATCCTTGATGTTGGCTTTTGCCATTATCTTTAGTTATAATGCACACAGCCAAAGTAATTTTAACCTTGAAATAGACCAGGTTATTCAAGGCAATAACCTTGTCATTGACTTTTATATCCAGAAGACAAGCGGCAATGATTTTGCTCTTGGATCGTCTGATTTTGCTGTGGAGCTTTCCTCTCAAAATCTTGATCTGGTTAATAAAACAAAAGTTAATGCGCTTGATGGCCCCTGGGACATGGATTTTGATCCCGTCTCTTATCTTGGAACAGGATTGGGAGGAGCAGGAAATTTTATTAATTTGACTGTTTCAAGAAATACCCTGGGATCGGGAACCGGTCAAATGGTTACTGCTGTCAGAACCAGGATTGCCAGGATTTTGATTCCAATTACCAATGGTTGTGGTACCAATACTGCGAAATGGATCAAAAGGCCTGTTGCATTGAACCAGTTTGCTGCCGGTAATATCAAATCCTTTGCTAATTTCATAGACCCCGCACCTGACTTTCCATTATGTGTCAGCCCTGTCATACCGGGTATCTCAGCAAGCGGCTCAACTTCTATCTGTGACGGTCAATCTGTGATACTTACTACTGATTATTCAGGTACAGTCCAATGGTATTTGAATGGTACTGCAATAGCAGGAGCCAGTGATCCTACTTATTCAGCATCAACAGCAGGCGATTATTCAGTAAAGATCACAGATTGCGCCTGCGGAGATTTCTCTTCCATTATCAGTATTTCGGTTGATCCTCTACCTGAAGTACCTTTAATTACGCAGGCAGGGGGCACATTGGTTTCAAGTGTACAAGGTCAGATTAGTTGGTATTTCAATAGCGTTCTTATTAACGGAGCCACTCAACAGACCTATACACCAACCGAATCCGGTGATTATTCAGTTGCTTTGACCAACAATTGCGGAACAGCATTTTCTGATCCATACACCGTATTGTTAAGCGGTATTGCTAATATTCACAATGTTGAGGGTTTCAGCGTATATCCAAATCCTTATTACAATGAAACTGTAATAAGCTACCATCTTGAAAGTGCTACAAAAACGCTCATTGAAATATATAATATATTGGGTGTAAGAATCTCTACCCTGGTAGATGCTCAGTTGCCAGGCGGAGATCACAACATTCAATTCAGTGCAAATCAACCGGGCATTTATTTCTTAAAAGTAACGATTGGAGAGAACGAACAAACGATTAAATTGGTTGAATTAGATTAG
- a CDS encoding type IX secretion system membrane protein PorP/SprF has product MKKIKPIFFFLIVYCQLSTVNCFSQDAHFSQYYASSAYLNPALTGLEPDLTFSSSFRTQWSSIIVPYNTTQMSLIYPLRSKSKGNIHYGGAGLSFYGDKAGNANFKTLGISVNFAYNLPLSSTGFQKLTFGMKVGFVQKNLDNSNLEWGEQYDPFDLDGHNENITVNEDITKVTYPDINAGIMWYHNAEKNYSYSSISAFSGISVDHINNPEQSFIDTTIASKLPLIYKYHGGLEVNIDQKISFSPNLLIMYQNQVYQINGGLYLSYRLWDIENTRAIAKNEIIFGTWYRYRDAFIFLIGINNPWYTVGLSYDLNSSSLKTNTRGRGAYEISLSLRLVKEKEMKRYATPRF; this is encoded by the coding sequence ATGAAAAAAATTAAACCCATATTCTTTTTCTTAATTGTCTACTGTCAATTGTCTACTGTCAACTGTTTTTCCCAGGACGCCCATTTCTCCCAATACTACGCTTCATCCGCATACCTGAATCCTGCGCTCACCGGATTAGAACCTGACCTCACATTCAGCTCAAGCTTCCGCACCCAGTGGAGCAGCATCATTGTACCCTACAATACCACGCAGATGTCTTTAATTTATCCGCTAAGATCAAAGAGTAAAGGGAACATTCATTATGGCGGTGCCGGTTTATCTTTTTATGGGGACAAAGCAGGTAATGCAAACTTTAAAACGCTTGGTATCAGTGTAAACTTTGCCTATAATTTGCCGCTTTCAAGCACCGGTTTTCAAAAATTAACTTTTGGAATGAAAGTAGGGTTTGTTCAAAAGAATTTAGACAATAGTAACTTAGAATGGGGAGAACAATATGATCCATTTGACCTGGATGGCCATAATGAGAATATTACGGTTAACGAAGATATTACGAAAGTTACTTATCCTGATATTAACGCAGGAATCATGTGGTATCATAATGCAGAAAAAAATTATTCATATTCAAGTATTAGCGCGTTTTCAGGCATATCAGTAGATCATATAAACAATCCGGAGCAATCGTTTATTGATACTACTATTGCCAGTAAATTACCATTAATATATAAATACCATGGGGGGCTTGAAGTAAATATAGATCAAAAAATAAGCTTTTCGCCAAACTTACTAATTATGTACCAAAACCAGGTATATCAAATTAATGGCGGGTTGTATTTGAGCTATAGATTGTGGGATATAGAAAATACCAGGGCGATTGCAAAAAATGAGATCATATTCGGTACCTGGTACAGATACAGAGATGCTTTTATTTTTCTTATAGGCATTAATAATCCCTGGTATACCGTTGGATTAAGCTATGACTTAAATTCATCATCGTTAAAAACAAATACCCGCGGCAGAGGTGCGTACGAAATTTCTCTATCATTACGGTTAGTTAAAGAAAAAGAGATGAAGCGTTATGCTACGCCCAGGTTTTAA
- a CDS encoding Uma2 family endonuclease, translating to MATLVEEKKKHTYNDYLKTPDDERYELINGELIMPPAPATIHQRISANIKFELRKFVIKNNLGEVFDAPYDVYFDDENVLQPDILFIAKERSNIIGEKNVQGAPDITIEIVSKSSAYNDLVVKKSLYEKFGVKEYWIVIPDEKRIEIYLPEGKSYNLFKRYTLQDTLESPLLKGFRVMLKEIF from the coding sequence ATGGCCACTCTAGTTGAAGAAAAGAAAAAACATACCTATAATGATTATCTAAAAACACCAGATGATGAAAGGTATGAGCTTATCAATGGAGAATTAATTATGCCGCCAGCGCCAGCTACGATACATCAAAGAATTTCAGCTAATATTAAATTTGAACTACGAAAATTCGTAATAAAAAACAATCTTGGTGAGGTCTTCGATGCACCCTATGATGTATATTTTGATGATGAGAATGTACTTCAGCCGGATATTCTTTTCATAGCAAAAGAAAGATCAAATATCATTGGCGAAAAGAATGTGCAGGGAGCCCCGGATATTACCATAGAGATTGTTTCAAAAAGCAGCGCTTACAATGATCTTGTAGTGAAAAAGAGTCTTTATGAGAAATTTGGCGTGAAGGAATATTGGATAGTGATCCCGGATGAAAAGAGGATTGAAATTTATCTGCCTGAAGGCAAATCCTATAATCTTTTTAAAAGATATACCCTTCAGGATACACTTGAGTCGCCATTACTGAAAGGGTTTCGGGTAATGTTAAAAGAGATATTTTGA